A genomic segment from Actinoplanes sichuanensis encodes:
- a CDS encoding putative bifunctional diguanylate cyclase/phosphodiesterase codes for MTATGGPYLPRKLGVIGIPMTPLPAGTPIREIIAGLEADHLVPGVIVATEDGYRLVSRAMIDRARAAAPCTAGDLAGGHGLELAADTDIETAAEAALARPAAEREEPVLVCWPDGRYGIAPIVDLLAAMAGRFAKLSRTDPLTGLPNRATILAEGRRRLDAGTLVAVVHLGLDRFQDANDVLGHHGADTLLHRVATALGAARGAGNMAARLDGDQFVVLLSELPAGQTVQSVGRRLAAGIRGPHPVDGLPISVEASIGISHADHHDVTVLMRRAAAAMRRAKHERTGVVEWTPKLDTNQRVDLRQLTELRTGLRAGHLRLHYQPLHDAGSRIIHGAEALVRWQHPQRGLLPPGVFLPDAERSDVILELTDWVLAEALRQAAVWHAQGHHLPVSVNLPPAYLAQDRAVDTILTLLDLEQVPATMLTVEITETAVLTNQEQVAAQLAQLRARGIRVAIDDFGTGYTSLGLLPKLPIDELKIDRSFVIRMHDSPAHATIIDSVIAIAKALGLTVVAEGVEDEPTARDLTTAGVDLLQGFGLNRPQPPDVIPTLPGLPTTPLVSA; via the coding sequence ATGACCGCGACCGGCGGCCCCTACCTGCCCCGCAAGCTCGGGGTGATCGGCATCCCGATGACCCCGCTCCCGGCCGGCACCCCGATCCGGGAGATCATCGCCGGGCTCGAAGCCGATCACCTCGTACCCGGCGTGATCGTCGCCACCGAGGACGGATACCGGCTGGTCAGCCGGGCGATGATCGACCGCGCCCGGGCGGCCGCGCCGTGCACGGCCGGTGATCTGGCCGGTGGCCACGGACTGGAACTGGCGGCCGACACCGACATCGAGACCGCCGCCGAGGCCGCCCTGGCCCGCCCGGCCGCCGAACGCGAGGAACCGGTCCTGGTCTGCTGGCCGGACGGCCGGTACGGCATCGCGCCGATCGTCGACCTGCTCGCCGCGATGGCCGGCCGGTTCGCGAAGCTGTCCCGTACCGATCCGCTGACCGGCCTGCCGAACCGGGCCACCATCCTGGCCGAGGGCCGGCGCCGCCTCGACGCCGGCACCCTGGTCGCCGTCGTCCACCTGGGGCTGGACCGGTTTCAGGACGCCAACGACGTGCTCGGCCACCACGGCGCCGACACCCTGCTGCACCGGGTCGCCACCGCCCTCGGCGCGGCCCGGGGCGCCGGGAACATGGCCGCCCGCCTCGACGGCGACCAGTTCGTGGTGCTGCTCTCCGAACTGCCGGCCGGCCAGACCGTGCAGAGCGTCGGCCGCCGCCTGGCCGCCGGCATCCGCGGTCCACACCCGGTCGACGGCCTGCCGATCAGCGTCGAGGCGAGCATCGGCATCAGCCACGCCGACCACCACGACGTCACGGTGCTGATGCGCCGGGCCGCCGCCGCCATGCGCCGCGCCAAACACGAGCGCACCGGCGTCGTCGAGTGGACCCCGAAACTCGACACCAACCAGCGGGTCGACCTGCGGCAGCTCACCGAACTGCGGACCGGTCTGCGCGCCGGCCACCTGCGCCTGCACTACCAGCCGCTGCACGACGCCGGAAGCCGGATCATCCACGGCGCCGAGGCGCTGGTCCGGTGGCAGCACCCGCAGCGCGGACTGCTGCCACCGGGTGTCTTCCTGCCTGACGCGGAACGCTCCGACGTGATCCTGGAACTGACCGACTGGGTGCTGGCCGAGGCACTGCGGCAGGCCGCCGTCTGGCACGCGCAGGGCCACCACCTGCCGGTGTCGGTCAACCTGCCGCCCGCCTACCTGGCCCAGGACCGGGCCGTCGACACCATCCTCACCCTGCTCGACCTGGAGCAGGTGCCGGCCACCATGCTCACCGTCGAGATCACCGAGACCGCGGTCCTCACCAACCAGGAACAGGTCGCCGCCCAACTGGCCCAGCTGAGGGCCCGGGGAATCCGGGTCGCCATCGACGACTTCGGCACCGGCTACACGTCACTGGGCCTGCTCCCGAAACTCCCGATCGACGAACTGAAGATCGACCGGAGCTTCGTCATCCGCATGCACGACTCCCCCGCCCACGCCACGATCATCGACTCGGTGATCGCCATCGCGAAGGCCCTGGGCCTGACCGTGGTGGCCGAGGGCGTCGAGGACGAGCCCACCGCCCGAGACCTGACCACCGCGGGCGTCGACCTGCTGCAGGGCTTCGGCCTGAACCGCCCCCAGCCCCCGGACGTCATCCCCACCCTCCCGGGCCTGCCCACCACCCCACTCGTCTCCGCCTGA
- a CDS encoding PAS domain-containing protein: MFTVEAPQMTAPPAAGLRDRAVDASALAYLQVDRAGVIRDWNPAAEKLFGWTRDEIVGRRLTDTIIPPALRSAHSAGFARRLVGGDSGGLGHPIEVPALHRDGSELRISMNVDAAEDGFAAFVSDQTDGHRAQQELQRSNTLISAILQHTTAMISAKDLDGRYLFVNGEYERIFQVTAADMVGRAEADLVSASVAAVGRANDAEVIDSGVAKTVLEEVPFGDEIRQYLVTRVPLTDPDGSVYGVCTIAIDDTQRRRSADVIAAGEQRFWNTVNNAPGMLYQFRAEPTGESSFTFVSDGCREIFQLDPDQIVESAAQVIDMIAEEDRDSFAASVAASALTLEPWDWRGSVIRHDGTRRWLCGMSRPHREADGAVVWDGMLLDRTLERSTELDLEAVRNDLADLVDRLAVLSATVPAGPEPVAELAHLVTEKDQEALFDMWRTALRRERTDSVLAGHEGRLLVRLRPHGTDEIGISCFRLDGPA, from the coding sequence GTGTTCACCGTCGAAGCCCCTCAGATGACCGCCCCGCCGGCGGCCGGCCTCCGGGACCGTGCCGTGGACGCCTCGGCGCTGGCCTACCTTCAGGTCGACCGCGCCGGGGTGATCCGCGACTGGAACCCGGCCGCCGAGAAGCTCTTCGGCTGGACCCGCGACGAGATCGTCGGCCGCCGTCTCACCGACACGATCATCCCGCCGGCGCTGCGGTCCGCGCACAGCGCCGGGTTCGCCCGCCGGCTGGTCGGCGGCGACAGCGGCGGCCTGGGTCACCCGATCGAGGTACCGGCGCTGCACCGCGACGGCTCCGAACTGCGCATCTCGATGAACGTCGACGCCGCCGAGGACGGTTTCGCCGCCTTCGTCTCCGACCAGACCGACGGGCACCGCGCCCAGCAGGAACTCCAGCGCAGCAACACGCTGATCAGCGCGATCCTGCAGCACACCACGGCGATGATCTCGGCCAAGGACCTGGACGGCCGCTACCTGTTCGTGAACGGCGAGTACGAGCGGATCTTCCAGGTCACCGCGGCCGACATGGTCGGGCGGGCCGAAGCCGACCTGGTGTCCGCTTCGGTGGCCGCGGTCGGGCGCGCCAACGACGCCGAGGTGATCGACTCCGGGGTCGCCAAGACGGTGCTGGAGGAGGTCCCGTTCGGTGACGAGATCCGGCAGTACCTGGTCACCCGCGTGCCGCTGACCGACCCGGACGGCTCCGTCTACGGGGTGTGCACGATCGCCATCGACGACACCCAGCGGCGGCGCAGCGCCGACGTGATCGCGGCCGGCGAGCAGCGGTTCTGGAACACCGTCAACAACGCGCCGGGCATGCTCTACCAGTTCCGCGCCGAACCGACCGGCGAGTCGTCGTTCACCTTCGTCTCGGACGGCTGCCGGGAGATCTTCCAGCTCGACCCGGACCAGATCGTCGAGTCGGCCGCCCAGGTGATCGACATGATCGCCGAGGAGGACCGGGACTCGTTCGCCGCCAGCGTCGCCGCGTCGGCACTGACCCTGGAACCGTGGGACTGGCGCGGCAGCGTGATCCGGCACGACGGCACCCGGCGCTGGCTGTGCGGGATGTCCCGGCCGCACCGGGAGGCCGACGGCGCGGTCGTCTGGGACGGCATGCTGCTCGACCGGACCCTGGAACGCAGCACCGAACTCGATCTGGAAGCCGTCCGCAACGACCTCGCCGACCTGGTGGACCGGCTCGCCGTACTGTCCGCGACGGTTCCCGCCGGGCCCGAGCCGGTCGCCGAGCTCGCCCACCTGGTGACCGAGAAGGATCAGGAAGCGCTGTTCGACATGTGGCGGACCGCGTTGCGCCGCGAACGGACCGACAGCGTCCTGGCCGGCCACGAGGGCCGCCTGCTGGTCCGGTTGCGCCCGCACGGCACCGACGAGATCGGGATCTCCTGTTTCCGGCTGGACGGCCCGGCATGA
- a CDS encoding globin domain-containing protein, whose translation MLSASSAPIIEATLPVVGEHLEEISDVFYQTMIGENPELLNLFSRSAQATGEQRSSLSGAVAAYAMHLIGAGPDGAAFEHIVERIAQRHCALGIRPEQYTMVGRYLLGAVGTVLGDAVTAPVAAAWDEVYWLFAARLIGREARIYAEAGVDGADPWREFTVAQRIAEAHDTVSFVLVPADGGEAPGFHPGQYVTVAADLPGAGRQLRQYSLSQAATGGTLRITVRRVRGVGGAPDGVVSGYLHEHVAAGDTLRISRPYGDLTLRPGNSPLLLVSAGVGVTPMASILEHVARTQPTREVTAVHADRSPDRHPLRADMNANGARLRAFRSLYWYEQPSGEPDTFTGLIDTDLIPVHPDAEVYLCGPAPFMQAVRSGLHLRGVSDDRIRYEVFGSEQWRPAPAPAGV comes from the coding sequence ATGCTGTCCGCATCCAGCGCCCCGATCATCGAGGCCACCCTGCCGGTCGTCGGCGAGCACCTGGAGGAGATCTCCGACGTCTTCTACCAGACGATGATCGGCGAGAATCCGGAGCTGCTGAACCTGTTCAGCCGCAGCGCCCAGGCCACCGGTGAGCAGCGCAGCTCGCTGTCCGGGGCGGTCGCGGCGTACGCCATGCACCTGATCGGCGCGGGCCCGGACGGGGCGGCGTTCGAGCACATCGTCGAGCGGATCGCGCAGCGGCACTGCGCCCTCGGCATCCGTCCCGAGCAGTACACGATGGTCGGCCGCTACCTGCTGGGCGCGGTCGGCACGGTGCTCGGCGACGCCGTCACCGCACCCGTCGCGGCCGCCTGGGACGAGGTGTACTGGCTGTTCGCGGCCCGGCTGATCGGCCGCGAGGCGCGGATCTACGCCGAGGCCGGGGTGGACGGCGCCGACCCGTGGCGGGAGTTCACCGTCGCGCAGCGGATCGCCGAGGCCCACGACACCGTGTCGTTCGTGCTGGTCCCGGCGGACGGCGGGGAGGCGCCGGGCTTCCACCCCGGGCAGTATGTGACGGTCGCCGCCGATCTGCCGGGGGCCGGCCGGCAGCTGCGGCAGTACTCGCTGTCCCAGGCCGCGACCGGCGGGACGCTGCGGATCACCGTGCGGCGGGTGCGCGGGGTGGGCGGGGCGCCGGACGGGGTGGTCTCCGGCTACCTGCACGAGCACGTCGCGGCCGGGGACACGCTGCGGATCAGCCGGCCGTACGGCGATCTGACCCTGCGCCCCGGGAACTCGCCGCTGCTCCTGGTCAGCGCCGGGGTGGGGGTCACCCCGATGGCTTCGATCCTGGAGCACGTGGCGCGTACCCAGCCGACCCGGGAGGTGACCGCGGTGCACGCCGACCGCAGCCCCGACCGGCATCCGCTGCGCGCCGACATGAACGCCAACGGGGCCCGACTGCGCGCGTTCCGCAGCCTGTACTGGTACGAGCAGCCGTCCGGGGAGCCGGACACGTTCACCGGCCTGATCGACACCGATCTCATCCCGGTCCACCCGGACGCCGAGGTCTACCTGTGCGGGCCGGCGCCGTTCATGCAGGCGGTCCGGTCCGGGCTGCATCTGCGCGGCGTTTCCGACGATCGGATCCGGTACGAGGTGTTCGGCTCCGAGCAGTGGCGGCCGGCTCCGGCCCCGGCCGGGGTCTGA
- a CDS encoding RrF2 family transcriptional regulator, with translation MRLNRSTDIGLRVLMLAAARPEDLLTIDGLASAVAVPRSHLAKVVQRLQHLGLLTTVRGRNGGVRLATGAAGASVGGLVRDLEGDTEVVECGGDIPCPLNAGCRLRGALRAAQEAFYASLDPITIGDLTAPPVRQVLLTLS, from the coding sequence GTGCGACTGAATCGCTCCACCGATATCGGCCTGCGCGTGCTGATGCTCGCCGCCGCCCGCCCCGAGGATCTGCTCACCATCGACGGGCTGGCCTCCGCCGTGGCGGTGCCCCGCAGCCACCTCGCCAAGGTGGTCCAGCGGCTCCAGCACCTCGGCCTGCTGACGACCGTCCGGGGCCGCAACGGGGGTGTCCGGCTCGCGACCGGCGCCGCCGGGGCGTCGGTCGGCGGCCTGGTCCGCGACCTCGAGGGCGACACCGAGGTGGTGGAGTGCGGCGGGGACATCCCCTGCCCGCTCAACGCCGGCTGCCGGCTGCGCGGGGCGCTCCGAGCCGCACAGGAGGCGTTCTACGCCTCGCTCGACCCCATCACGATCGGCGACCTGACCGCCCCACCGGTCCGCCAGGTCCTGCTCACCCTCTCGTAG
- a CDS encoding family 43 glycosylhydrolase gives MNRRTVLAGGAVGAMAVVLPVGAEGAPQPVALPSDAEIYGVPTVDPLISQRADPWITKPVNGQYYFTGSVPEYDRLVVRGAPTIEGLATAEESVIWRRPTSGKMGGHIWAPELHRIGGKWYIYFAAGDAGEVFRIRTYVMESALDDPRDPAGWVLKGQLATEWDGFTLDATSFTHRGRQYLVWAQSEPEIAVNTSLYIAEMANPWTLKSKPTRIATPTRSWEIIGYRVNEGPAVLIRNGKVFITFSASATDSNYCMGLLTASASSDLLSRSSWEKSPDPIFVTNDATKRFGPGHNSFTVTPDGTDVLVYHARDYKQITGDPLYDPNRHTRVQKLYWHEDGTPLFGIPVGSGGPIVRLSPSDRPRSFVKHVGDAVQVDHAPRELELTQFRFVAAADGTETVQSVDQPTKSLVVSGTTVTLGTTGTPVTRIAVKGGVTIRVAPGRFLQHRNGSLTVSAKATVFRLS, from the coding sequence ATGAACCGACGAACCGTGTTGGCGGGTGGCGCCGTGGGTGCCATGGCCGTCGTCCTGCCCGTGGGCGCCGAGGGTGCCCCGCAGCCGGTCGCCCTGCCCAGCGATGCTGAGATCTACGGCGTGCCCACCGTGGATCCGCTGATCAGCCAGCGCGCCGACCCCTGGATCACCAAGCCGGTGAACGGGCAGTACTACTTCACCGGCTCGGTGCCCGAGTACGACCGCCTGGTCGTCCGGGGCGCCCCGACCATCGAAGGTCTGGCCACCGCCGAGGAGAGCGTCATCTGGCGCCGTCCCACCAGCGGGAAGATGGGCGGGCACATCTGGGCGCCGGAACTGCACCGGATCGGCGGGAAGTGGTACATCTACTTCGCCGCCGGCGACGCCGGTGAGGTCTTCCGGATCCGCACCTACGTGATGGAGTCGGCGCTCGACGACCCGCGCGACCCGGCCGGCTGGGTGCTGAAGGGCCAGCTCGCCACCGAGTGGGACGGTTTCACGCTCGACGCCACCAGCTTCACCCACCGCGGGCGGCAGTACCTGGTGTGGGCGCAGAGCGAGCCGGAGATCGCGGTCAACACCAGCCTCTACATCGCCGAGATGGCGAACCCGTGGACGCTGAAGAGCAAACCGACCCGGATCGCCACGCCCACCCGGAGCTGGGAGATCATCGGCTACCGGGTGAACGAGGGTCCGGCCGTGCTGATCCGCAACGGGAAGGTGTTCATCACCTTCTCGGCCAGCGCCACCGACTCGAACTACTGCATGGGTCTGCTCACCGCGTCGGCCTCCTCGGATCTGCTCTCCCGCTCCAGCTGGGAGAAGAGCCCGGACCCGATCTTCGTCACCAACGACGCGACGAAGCGTTTCGGGCCGGGGCACAACTCGTTCACGGTGACCCCGGACGGGACGGACGTGCTGGTCTACCACGCCCGGGACTACAAGCAGATCACCGGCGACCCGCTGTACGACCCCAACCGCCACACCCGCGTGCAGAAGCTGTACTGGCACGAGGACGGGACGCCGCTGTTCGGCATCCCGGTCGGTTCGGGCGGGCCGATCGTGCGCCTGTCGCCGTCGGACCGGCCGCGCTCGTTCGTCAAGCACGTCGGTGACGCGGTCCAGGTCGACCACGCGCCGCGGGAACTGGAGCTGACCCAGTTCCGGTTCGTGGCGGCGGCCGACGGCACCGAGACCGTCCAGTCGGTCGACCAGCCCACGAAGTCGCTGGTGGTCAGCGGTACGACGGTGACTCTCGGGACGACCGGCACGCCGGTGACCCGGATCGCGGTCAAGGGTGGCGTGACCATCCGGGTCGCGCCGGGCCGGTTCCTGCAGCACCGCAACGGCTCGCTCACGGTGTCCGCCAAGGCCACCGTGTTCAGGCTGAGCTAG